In Antedon mediterranea chromosome 10, ecAntMedi1.1, whole genome shotgun sequence, one genomic interval encodes:
- the LOC140060329 gene encoding uncharacterized protein isoform X1 — protein sequence MLCNNNMSLKLFIMHLATFVLVENLDVTVYTQPLGIIHVQSNAFIIVTNPLAASKVWLGFNHHPAGSPFEIEGCHSSYTDAPLVSCVYDGSSYTFKRRPKYEPDPSIYGGLFIRTTATVNGKLEESKYIIDFIFPGMTVFYMVGDDRIITASIGDDFTLETVEGYCYQCPPFPTNTLKWRHNRTEWRPEWAGNFTKEVKRTRLEDSGVYDLIQHGKQEYERTTFQVIVRVCPKAKYGFPDCLDDCPICHHSGECDPMTGLCICASGYRGENCEIPCAKNKFGQSCTQVCSGVDCSGYYLCPPSPQRCQCGSGYMSETCDFACNYPYYGPSCTMPSHCNYYSWDPYHGCSGQCNNAFSGSRCLVLKWSYHCSKISLKLKNFFGAGCDKKCHCKPEKQCSRSTGSCQGDPCADGWGGADCQIALPALYDAPKFSDATQSSSMSPLFYNLTVYWSQWMFGHDYGNLGEQPCYGLKITEVGTTLSTIVNTTDIQLTIQLNMFSVLYEINVVVYRTVENSIVPGVPSPSAYTEITCPELKNVSGLTVGEYLNKLEINWDHHAWYDLRGCTIQYQVTYTLVKLVSSETTNSMTITINGTSLEVTDVVPKRKYEIYLRAMSNGNFGPQVQKTVQTIKHSPVSEVAYVYMLTPLFLVVVMMTISYRPTT from the exons ATGTTGTGCAACAATAACATGAGCTTAAAACTGTTCATAATGCATTTAGCAACTTTTGTATTAGTAG AAAATCTGGATGTTACAGTTTATACTCAACCACTAGGAATAATTCATGTTCAATCTAATGCCTTCATAATTGTTACCAATCCACTTGCCGCTTCAAAGGTGTGGTTAGGCTTCAATCACCATCCAGCTGGTAGCCCATTTGAAATCGAAGGTTGCCATAGTTCCTACACTGACGCACCACTTGTAAGTTGTGTATATGATGGATCATCTTACACTTTTAAAAGAAGACCCAAATATGAACCTGACCCATCTATATATGGTGGTCTTTTTATTCGGACAACTGCCACTGTTAATGGAAAACTGGAAGAGTCcaaatatattattgattttatttttcccGGCA tgACGGTGTTTTATATGGTAGGCGATGATAGAATTATAACAGCGAGCATAGGGGATGACTTCACATTAGAAACGGTGGAAGGATATTGTTACCAGTGCCCACCGTTTCCCACCAATACTCTTAAATGGCGACACAATCGAACAGAGTGGAGACCTGAATGGGCTGGCAATTTTACAAAGGAAGTGAAAAGAACTAGATTAGAAGATTCTGGAGTTTATGATCTTATTCAGCATGGCAAGCAGGAATATGAACGCACAACATTTCAAGTTATTGTTCGAG tttgcCCTAAAGCAAAATATGGATTTCCAGATTGTCTTGATGACTGCCCTATTTGTCATCATAGTGGTGAATGTGATCCCATGACGGGGTTATGCATCTGTGCAAGTGGATATAGGGGAGAAAATTGTGAAATTC CTTGTGCTAAAAATAAGTTTGGACAGAGTTGTACCCAAGTTTGTTCTGGCGTTGATTGTTCTGGCTACTATCTCTGTCCGCCTAGTCCACAACGATGTCAATGTGGTTCTGGCTACATGTCCGAAACATGTGACTTCG CTTGCAACTATCCATATTATGGTCCAAGCTGCACTATGCCTAGTCACTGTAACTACTACTCATGGGATCCATATCATGGATGCAGTGGCCAATGTAACAATGCATTTTCTGGAAGTCGATGTTTAG TACTTAAATGGAGTTACCACTGTTCGAAAATTAGCTTGAAACTGAAGAATTTTTTCGGTGCGGGATGTGACAAGAAATGCCACTGCAAACCCGAAAAACAATGTTCACGATCTACTGGTTCATGTCAAGGTGATCCTTGTGCAGATGGATGGGGTGGGGCCGATTGTCAAATAG CACTTCCAGCGTTATACGATGCCCCGAAATTTTCTGATGCCACGCAATCTAGTAGTATGTCCCcgttattttacaatttaacgGTGTACTGGTCGCAGTGGATGTTTGGTCACGATTACGGAAATCTAGGGGAGCAACCCTGCTACGGATTAAAAATCACTGAAGTTGGAACTACGTTGTCAACCATAGTCAACACAACTGACATTCAACTTACGATTCAATTGAACATGTTCTCAGTCctgtatgaaataaatgttgtagTCTATCGTACGGTGGAAAATAGCATAGTACCTGGTGTTCCATCCCCATCTGCTTACACAGAGATTACATGCCCAG aGCTTAAAAATGTTTCAGGTCTAACAGTTGGTGAATATTTGAACAAATTGGAAATAAATTGGGACCATCATGCCTGGTATGACCTTCGCGGATGTACCATACAGTATCAAGTCACATACACCTTAGTAAAACTTGTAAGCTCTGAAACTACCAATAGTATGACTATCACTATTAATGGAACCTCGTTGGAGGTAACGGATGTGGTACCAAAGAGAAAATATGAGATATACTTGCGAGCCATGTCGAACGGTAATTTTGGTCCACAAGTTCAGAAAACAGTTCAAACAATAAAGC aTTCACCGGTTTCTGAAGTAGCTTATGTATACATGCTTACGCCGTTGTTTTTAGTTGTGGTAATGATGACGATATCGTATAGGCCCACTacataa
- the LOC140060329 gene encoding uncharacterized protein isoform X2: MVGDDRIITASIGDDFTLETVEGYCYQCPPFPTNTLKWRHNRTEWRPEWAGNFTKEVKRTRLEDSGVYDLIQHGKQEYERTTFQVIVRVCPKAKYGFPDCLDDCPICHHSGECDPMTGLCICASGYRGENCEIPCAKNKFGQSCTQVCSGVDCSGYYLCPPSPQRCQCGSGYMSETCDFACNYPYYGPSCTMPSHCNYYSWDPYHGCSGQCNNAFSGSRCLVLKWSYHCSKISLKLKNFFGAGCDKKCHCKPEKQCSRSTGSCQGDPCADGWGGADCQIALPALYDAPKFSDATQSSSMSPLFYNLTVYWSQWMFGHDYGNLGEQPCYGLKITEVGTTLSTIVNTTDIQLTIQLNMFSVLYEINVVVYRTVENSIVPGVPSPSAYTEITCPELKNVSGLTVGEYLNKLEINWDHHAWYDLRGCTIQYQVTYTLVKLVSSETTNSMTITINGTSLEVTDVVPKRKYEIYLRAMSNGNFGPQVQKTVQTIKHSPVSEVAYVYMLTPLFLVVVMMTISYRPTT; this comes from the exons ATGGTAGGCGATGATAGAATTATAACAGCGAGCATAGGGGATGACTTCACATTAGAAACGGTGGAAGGATATTGTTACCAGTGCCCACCGTTTCCCACCAATACTCTTAAATGGCGACACAATCGAACAGAGTGGAGACCTGAATGGGCTGGCAATTTTACAAAGGAAGTGAAAAGAACTAGATTAGAAGATTCTGGAGTTTATGATCTTATTCAGCATGGCAAGCAGGAATATGAACGCACAACATTTCAAGTTATTGTTCGAG tttgcCCTAAAGCAAAATATGGATTTCCAGATTGTCTTGATGACTGCCCTATTTGTCATCATAGTGGTGAATGTGATCCCATGACGGGGTTATGCATCTGTGCAAGTGGATATAGGGGAGAAAATTGTGAAATTC CTTGTGCTAAAAATAAGTTTGGACAGAGTTGTACCCAAGTTTGTTCTGGCGTTGATTGTTCTGGCTACTATCTCTGTCCGCCTAGTCCACAACGATGTCAATGTGGTTCTGGCTACATGTCCGAAACATGTGACTTCG CTTGCAACTATCCATATTATGGTCCAAGCTGCACTATGCCTAGTCACTGTAACTACTACTCATGGGATCCATATCATGGATGCAGTGGCCAATGTAACAATGCATTTTCTGGAAGTCGATGTTTAG TACTTAAATGGAGTTACCACTGTTCGAAAATTAGCTTGAAACTGAAGAATTTTTTCGGTGCGGGATGTGACAAGAAATGCCACTGCAAACCCGAAAAACAATGTTCACGATCTACTGGTTCATGTCAAGGTGATCCTTGTGCAGATGGATGGGGTGGGGCCGATTGTCAAATAG CACTTCCAGCGTTATACGATGCCCCGAAATTTTCTGATGCCACGCAATCTAGTAGTATGTCCCcgttattttacaatttaacgGTGTACTGGTCGCAGTGGATGTTTGGTCACGATTACGGAAATCTAGGGGAGCAACCCTGCTACGGATTAAAAATCACTGAAGTTGGAACTACGTTGTCAACCATAGTCAACACAACTGACATTCAACTTACGATTCAATTGAACATGTTCTCAGTCctgtatgaaataaatgttgtagTCTATCGTACGGTGGAAAATAGCATAGTACCTGGTGTTCCATCCCCATCTGCTTACACAGAGATTACATGCCCAG aGCTTAAAAATGTTTCAGGTCTAACAGTTGGTGAATATTTGAACAAATTGGAAATAAATTGGGACCATCATGCCTGGTATGACCTTCGCGGATGTACCATACAGTATCAAGTCACATACACCTTAGTAAAACTTGTAAGCTCTGAAACTACCAATAGTATGACTATCACTATTAATGGAACCTCGTTGGAGGTAACGGATGTGGTACCAAAGAGAAAATATGAGATATACTTGCGAGCCATGTCGAACGGTAATTTTGGTCCACAAGTTCAGAAAACAGTTCAAACAATAAAGC aTTCACCGGTTTCTGAAGTAGCTTATGTATACATGCTTACGCCGTTGTTTTTAGTTGTGGTAATGATGACGATATCGTATAGGCCCACTacataa
- the LOC140060330 gene encoding uncharacterized protein isoform X1 — MKTEYFKMPYWLYDKDELVNTPSTKDSIDPNTEARYRREGARFIIEVGTELGLRFDTMASGVVYYHRFYMIHSFKEFPRFVTGSACLFLAGKVEETPKKCKDIIRVARTQIPEAHWAFFGDDPREEIMTYERILLQSLKFDLQIDHPYSYLLKHAKTFKGEKDKIQKLVQMAWTFVNDSLCTTLCLEWEPEIISIAFLYLAGRLSKSDLLDWTCKNSRIKWWENLNEEVTIDMLEEICHRLLDLYASGQQEKKGIPQPTPTKVSKRQRSKTPPVGETEIQSAEPVAKASKPSTPVVESKPAPAPADVLANVRPTVDQPDWTKQHTPPPTLAPQVVLPPPTTTTSYPQMGVPPVNYTAPPPVQPPYSNPYTAPPPAVQQPYNPAYTPSQPGYQQPHQQPPPQQPPPQQPPPQQLPPQQPPPVQNTQYGSYSSQPYYGSNPTQSTQPPQSYNQPNTYNQNYPNHRTPPAAYSGPPPAQRPPVANMNTPPPNMNVPPPAPPGGHRHGMHPPNMSVPPPPLRNAPPPAVPRQMGGPTPSNYTGYPPQDKPRDYPPSQYSNYGHPPPSLPHPARPPHPHNIGGSPAPGLPTIRITGRPGLHGNNR; from the exons ATGAAAACGGaata CTTCAAAATGCCTTACTGGTTGTACGATAAAGATGAACTTGTCAACACCCCATCCACTAAAGATTCCATTGATCCAAATACAGAGGCCAGATACCGCAGAGAAGGGGCACGCTTTATCATTGAAGTTGGAACAGAGCTTGGACT TCGCTTTGACACTATGGCTTCTGGTGTAGTTTACTATCACCGTTTCTATATGATTCATTCTTTCAAAGAGTTTCCAAGATTT GTAACAGGATCGGCATGCTTGTTTTTGGCTGGCAAAGTGGAAGAGACACCAAAGAAATGCAAAGATATTATACGAGTTGCCCGTACACAAATACCAGAAGCCCACTGGGCCTTCTTTGGTGATGACCCAAGA gaGGAGATAATGACATACGAGAGGATATTATTACAATCTCTAAAGTTTGATCTGCAAATTGATCATCCCTACTCGTACCTTCTGAAGCATGCAAAGACATTTAAAGGAGAGAAAGACAAGATACAGAAACTGGTGCAAATGGCGTGGACCTTTGTCAATGATAG CTTGTGTACAACATTGTGTCTTGAATGGGAGCCTGAAATAATCTCTATAGCATTTCTGTACCTTGCTGGCAGGCTATCAAAAAGCGACCTGTTGGATTGGACCTGTAAAAATTCACGTATAAAATGGTGGGAAAACTTGAATGAAGAGGTCACCATTGACATGCTagaag AGATTTGTCACCGGTTACTTGATTTGTATGCTAGTGGTCAGCAGGAGAAGAAAGGCATCCCTCAACCAACGCCTACTAAAGTGTCAAAAAGACAAAGATCA aaaactCCCCCTGTAGGTGAGACTGAAATACAATCAGCAG aACCGGTTGCTAAAGCATCAAAGCCATCAACCCCAGTAGTAGAATCCAAACCAGCCCCTGCTCCTGCTGATGTACTGGCCAATGTAAGGCCTACAGTTGACCAACCAGACTGGACAAAGCAGCATACACCACCTCCAACTCTGGCACCACAAGTTGTACTGCCACCCCCAACTACGACGACATCCTACCCTCAAATGGGTGTACCACCAGTAAACTACACAGCACCGCCTCCTGTACAACCACCATATAGCAATCCGTACACGGCACCCCCTCCAGCAGTCCAACAGCCTTACAACCCAGCTTATACGCCTAGTCAACCAGGATATCAACAGCCGCACCAGCAACCGCCACCACAACAACCGCCACCACAGCAGCCGCCACCACAGCAGCTGCCACCACAGCAACCCCCACCGGTTCAGAATACACAATATGGTTCCTACAGCTCGCAACCGTACTATGGAAGTAATCCGACTCAGTCGACGCAACCGCCTCAATCTTATAACCAACCAAATACCTACAATCAGAACTATCCAAACCATAGAACACCGCCAGCTGCGTATTCTGGACCGCCTCCAGCTCAAAGACCGCCAGTGGCTAATATGAATACCCCTCCACCAAACATGAACGTGCCACCACCTGCACCACCAGGTGGACACAGGCATGGCATGCATCCACCCAACATGAGTGTACCGCCCCCTCCGCTGAGGAATGCGCCACCACCAGCTGTTCCTCGACAGATGGGGGGTCCTACTCCATCAAACTATACTGGATATCCGCCACAGGATAAGCCAAGAGACTATCCTCCATCACAATACAGCAATTACGGTCATCCACCTCCTTCTCTACCACACCCTGCTAGGCCACCACACCCACATAATATAGGTGGTTCACCTGCTCCCGGTTTGCCTACTATCAGGATAACAGGGAGGCCAGGCCTACACGGAAACAACAGATGA
- the LOC140060330 gene encoding uncharacterized protein isoform X2 encodes MPYWLYDKDELVNTPSTKDSIDPNTEARYRREGARFIIEVGTELGLRFDTMASGVVYYHRFYMIHSFKEFPRFVTGSACLFLAGKVEETPKKCKDIIRVARTQIPEAHWAFFGDDPREEIMTYERILLQSLKFDLQIDHPYSYLLKHAKTFKGEKDKIQKLVQMAWTFVNDSLCTTLCLEWEPEIISIAFLYLAGRLSKSDLLDWTCKNSRIKWWENLNEEVTIDMLEEICHRLLDLYASGQQEKKGIPQPTPTKVSKRQRSKTPPVGETEIQSAEPVAKASKPSTPVVESKPAPAPADVLANVRPTVDQPDWTKQHTPPPTLAPQVVLPPPTTTTSYPQMGVPPVNYTAPPPVQPPYSNPYTAPPPAVQQPYNPAYTPSQPGYQQPHQQPPPQQPPPQQPPPQQLPPQQPPPVQNTQYGSYSSQPYYGSNPTQSTQPPQSYNQPNTYNQNYPNHRTPPAAYSGPPPAQRPPVANMNTPPPNMNVPPPAPPGGHRHGMHPPNMSVPPPPLRNAPPPAVPRQMGGPTPSNYTGYPPQDKPRDYPPSQYSNYGHPPPSLPHPARPPHPHNIGGSPAPGLPTIRITGRPGLHGNNR; translated from the exons ATGCCTTACTGGTTGTACGATAAAGATGAACTTGTCAACACCCCATCCACTAAAGATTCCATTGATCCAAATACAGAGGCCAGATACCGCAGAGAAGGGGCACGCTTTATCATTGAAGTTGGAACAGAGCTTGGACT TCGCTTTGACACTATGGCTTCTGGTGTAGTTTACTATCACCGTTTCTATATGATTCATTCTTTCAAAGAGTTTCCAAGATTT GTAACAGGATCGGCATGCTTGTTTTTGGCTGGCAAAGTGGAAGAGACACCAAAGAAATGCAAAGATATTATACGAGTTGCCCGTACACAAATACCAGAAGCCCACTGGGCCTTCTTTGGTGATGACCCAAGA gaGGAGATAATGACATACGAGAGGATATTATTACAATCTCTAAAGTTTGATCTGCAAATTGATCATCCCTACTCGTACCTTCTGAAGCATGCAAAGACATTTAAAGGAGAGAAAGACAAGATACAGAAACTGGTGCAAATGGCGTGGACCTTTGTCAATGATAG CTTGTGTACAACATTGTGTCTTGAATGGGAGCCTGAAATAATCTCTATAGCATTTCTGTACCTTGCTGGCAGGCTATCAAAAAGCGACCTGTTGGATTGGACCTGTAAAAATTCACGTATAAAATGGTGGGAAAACTTGAATGAAGAGGTCACCATTGACATGCTagaag AGATTTGTCACCGGTTACTTGATTTGTATGCTAGTGGTCAGCAGGAGAAGAAAGGCATCCCTCAACCAACGCCTACTAAAGTGTCAAAAAGACAAAGATCA aaaactCCCCCTGTAGGTGAGACTGAAATACAATCAGCAG aACCGGTTGCTAAAGCATCAAAGCCATCAACCCCAGTAGTAGAATCCAAACCAGCCCCTGCTCCTGCTGATGTACTGGCCAATGTAAGGCCTACAGTTGACCAACCAGACTGGACAAAGCAGCATACACCACCTCCAACTCTGGCACCACAAGTTGTACTGCCACCCCCAACTACGACGACATCCTACCCTCAAATGGGTGTACCACCAGTAAACTACACAGCACCGCCTCCTGTACAACCACCATATAGCAATCCGTACACGGCACCCCCTCCAGCAGTCCAACAGCCTTACAACCCAGCTTATACGCCTAGTCAACCAGGATATCAACAGCCGCACCAGCAACCGCCACCACAACAACCGCCACCACAGCAGCCGCCACCACAGCAGCTGCCACCACAGCAACCCCCACCGGTTCAGAATACACAATATGGTTCCTACAGCTCGCAACCGTACTATGGAAGTAATCCGACTCAGTCGACGCAACCGCCTCAATCTTATAACCAACCAAATACCTACAATCAGAACTATCCAAACCATAGAACACCGCCAGCTGCGTATTCTGGACCGCCTCCAGCTCAAAGACCGCCAGTGGCTAATATGAATACCCCTCCACCAAACATGAACGTGCCACCACCTGCACCACCAGGTGGACACAGGCATGGCATGCATCCACCCAACATGAGTGTACCGCCCCCTCCGCTGAGGAATGCGCCACCACCAGCTGTTCCTCGACAGATGGGGGGTCCTACTCCATCAAACTATACTGGATATCCGCCACAGGATAAGCCAAGAGACTATCCTCCATCACAATACAGCAATTACGGTCATCCACCTCCTTCTCTACCACACCCTGCTAGGCCACCACACCCACATAATATAGGTGGTTCACCTGCTCCCGGTTTGCCTACTATCAGGATAACAGGGAGGCCAGGCCTACACGGAAACAACAGATGA
- the LOC140060330 gene encoding uncharacterized protein isoform X3 yields the protein MASGVVYYHRFYMIHSFKEFPRFVTGSACLFLAGKVEETPKKCKDIIRVARTQIPEAHWAFFGDDPREEIMTYERILLQSLKFDLQIDHPYSYLLKHAKTFKGEKDKIQKLVQMAWTFVNDSLCTTLCLEWEPEIISIAFLYLAGRLSKSDLLDWTCKNSRIKWWENLNEEVTIDMLEEICHRLLDLYASGQQEKKGIPQPTPTKVSKRQRSKTPPVGETEIQSAEPVAKASKPSTPVVESKPAPAPADVLANVRPTVDQPDWTKQHTPPPTLAPQVVLPPPTTTTSYPQMGVPPVNYTAPPPVQPPYSNPYTAPPPAVQQPYNPAYTPSQPGYQQPHQQPPPQQPPPQQPPPQQLPPQQPPPVQNTQYGSYSSQPYYGSNPTQSTQPPQSYNQPNTYNQNYPNHRTPPAAYSGPPPAQRPPVANMNTPPPNMNVPPPAPPGGHRHGMHPPNMSVPPPPLRNAPPPAVPRQMGGPTPSNYTGYPPQDKPRDYPPSQYSNYGHPPPSLPHPARPPHPHNIGGSPAPGLPTIRITGRPGLHGNNR from the exons ATGGCTTCTGGTGTAGTTTACTATCACCGTTTCTATATGATTCATTCTTTCAAAGAGTTTCCAAGATTT GTAACAGGATCGGCATGCTTGTTTTTGGCTGGCAAAGTGGAAGAGACACCAAAGAAATGCAAAGATATTATACGAGTTGCCCGTACACAAATACCAGAAGCCCACTGGGCCTTCTTTGGTGATGACCCAAGA gaGGAGATAATGACATACGAGAGGATATTATTACAATCTCTAAAGTTTGATCTGCAAATTGATCATCCCTACTCGTACCTTCTGAAGCATGCAAAGACATTTAAAGGAGAGAAAGACAAGATACAGAAACTGGTGCAAATGGCGTGGACCTTTGTCAATGATAG CTTGTGTACAACATTGTGTCTTGAATGGGAGCCTGAAATAATCTCTATAGCATTTCTGTACCTTGCTGGCAGGCTATCAAAAAGCGACCTGTTGGATTGGACCTGTAAAAATTCACGTATAAAATGGTGGGAAAACTTGAATGAAGAGGTCACCATTGACATGCTagaag AGATTTGTCACCGGTTACTTGATTTGTATGCTAGTGGTCAGCAGGAGAAGAAAGGCATCCCTCAACCAACGCCTACTAAAGTGTCAAAAAGACAAAGATCA aaaactCCCCCTGTAGGTGAGACTGAAATACAATCAGCAG aACCGGTTGCTAAAGCATCAAAGCCATCAACCCCAGTAGTAGAATCCAAACCAGCCCCTGCTCCTGCTGATGTACTGGCCAATGTAAGGCCTACAGTTGACCAACCAGACTGGACAAAGCAGCATACACCACCTCCAACTCTGGCACCACAAGTTGTACTGCCACCCCCAACTACGACGACATCCTACCCTCAAATGGGTGTACCACCAGTAAACTACACAGCACCGCCTCCTGTACAACCACCATATAGCAATCCGTACACGGCACCCCCTCCAGCAGTCCAACAGCCTTACAACCCAGCTTATACGCCTAGTCAACCAGGATATCAACAGCCGCACCAGCAACCGCCACCACAACAACCGCCACCACAGCAGCCGCCACCACAGCAGCTGCCACCACAGCAACCCCCACCGGTTCAGAATACACAATATGGTTCCTACAGCTCGCAACCGTACTATGGAAGTAATCCGACTCAGTCGACGCAACCGCCTCAATCTTATAACCAACCAAATACCTACAATCAGAACTATCCAAACCATAGAACACCGCCAGCTGCGTATTCTGGACCGCCTCCAGCTCAAAGACCGCCAGTGGCTAATATGAATACCCCTCCACCAAACATGAACGTGCCACCACCTGCACCACCAGGTGGACACAGGCATGGCATGCATCCACCCAACATGAGTGTACCGCCCCCTCCGCTGAGGAATGCGCCACCACCAGCTGTTCCTCGACAGATGGGGGGTCCTACTCCATCAAACTATACTGGATATCCGCCACAGGATAAGCCAAGAGACTATCCTCCATCACAATACAGCAATTACGGTCATCCACCTCCTTCTCTACCACACCCTGCTAGGCCACCACACCCACATAATATAGGTGGTTCACCTGCTCCCGGTTTGCCTACTATCAGGATAACAGGGAGGCCAGGCCTACACGGAAACAACAGATGA